A region from the Leptospirillum ferriphilum genome encodes:
- a CDS encoding NAD(+)/NADH kinase: MTKNASRQPISSVGIFTKPHRSDDIRLILESLIPWLEKQGISVYLDLEGSKTLPSTTGWTKEEIVRRADLVLVLGGDGTLLAAARVVADHQLEKAKSSLPPPILGINLGNLGFLTEVQTSEIFDVLTKVLDGHYLTEKRLMLMTRIIRHGHSISESHVLNDVVINQGSKARLVEFDIYMDSLFVTSLKGDGVIFSTPTGSTAYNLSAGGPIVYPEMDGIIMTPICPHTLTHRPLLLPDQTRLEILIKKGDSVIVTFDGQVDHPLVAGDLIEITRSPAMTTLIVSPDRNYFEILRDKLKWGDRSHN; the protein is encoded by the coding sequence ATGACAAAAAATGCCTCACGACAACCGATCTCCTCTGTCGGAATCTTTACCAAACCTCACAGGTCTGACGATATTCGTCTTATACTCGAATCCCTCATCCCGTGGTTGGAAAAACAGGGAATTTCCGTTTACCTCGATCTGGAAGGCTCCAAAACACTTCCCTCGACAACGGGGTGGACAAAGGAGGAAATTGTTCGCCGGGCCGACCTTGTCCTCGTCCTCGGGGGAGACGGAACGCTCCTTGCCGCTGCCAGGGTGGTCGCAGACCATCAGCTTGAAAAAGCGAAATCTTCTCTTCCTCCTCCGATTCTCGGGATTAACCTCGGCAATCTTGGCTTCCTGACGGAGGTTCAGACATCCGAGATCTTTGATGTGTTGACAAAAGTCCTGGACGGACATTACCTGACAGAAAAACGTCTCATGCTCATGACACGGATCATTCGGCACGGGCATTCCATCAGCGAATCCCATGTCCTGAACGATGTCGTCATCAATCAAGGGTCGAAAGCTCGTCTGGTGGAATTCGACATTTATATGGATTCACTCTTCGTTACCTCACTGAAAGGGGACGGTGTCATTTTTTCAACCCCAACCGGATCAACCGCCTATAACCTTTCCGCAGGTGGTCCCATCGTTTATCCGGAAATGGACGGAATCATCATGACACCGATTTGTCCGCACACACTCACCCATCGGCCCCTCCTTCTCCCCGACCAGACACGTCTCGAGATTCTCATTAAAAAAGGGGATTCGGTCATCGTCACATTTGACGGACAGGTCGATCACCCCCTTGTCGCAGGAGACTTGATCGAAATCACCCGATCGCCCGCCATGACGACCCTGATCGTATCGCCAGACAGGAACTATTTTGAGATATTGCGGGACAAGTTAAAGTGGGGAGACCGGTCGCACAACTAG
- a CDS encoding M14 family metallopeptidase — protein MEQIFDPGTLLKEMTSAAEKAGANKIRVKGQVAWEGKSVPILKILFRSKPENPRVLLSAGIHGDEPAGPHSVLSLLRAWKETPLSTFLQEINLDLFPMINPSGLDKNTRENAAGIDLNREFAKGHPAHEVRLLMNDLRHRRYDLSVEFHEDIDARGFYLYEHFPDAKDPFAPSIISRLEENGLTILKDPVIEGMPAQNGIIHPGKGRKRSHFRRHGWPMAIYMFRHGTPRTITLETPTTAPLDQRIRMHRLAFETALEKLLQSKKM, from the coding sequence ATGGAGCAGATATTCGATCCGGGAACTCTTCTGAAGGAAATGACTTCCGCTGCGGAAAAGGCAGGGGCGAACAAGATTCGGGTAAAAGGGCAGGTCGCCTGGGAAGGAAAGAGCGTTCCGATCCTCAAGATCCTTTTTCGGTCAAAACCGGAAAACCCCCGTGTTCTGTTATCAGCCGGTATTCACGGAGACGAGCCGGCCGGCCCCCATTCCGTTCTCTCACTTCTTCGGGCCTGGAAGGAAACCCCGCTTTCAACCTTTCTGCAGGAAATCAATCTTGATCTGTTTCCGATGATCAATCCCTCCGGACTGGATAAAAACACCCGGGAGAATGCGGCAGGAATCGATCTGAACCGCGAATTTGCAAAGGGACACCCTGCACACGAGGTTCGCCTTCTGATGAATGACCTTCGACACAGGAGATATGACCTGTCCGTAGAATTTCATGAAGATATTGACGCCAGGGGGTTCTATCTCTATGAACATTTTCCGGACGCCAAAGATCCGTTCGCGCCTTCCATCATTTCCAGGCTGGAAGAAAACGGGTTGACAATCCTGAAGGATCCCGTGATTGAGGGAATGCCGGCACAAAACGGAATTATCCATCCGGGAAAAGGGCGCAAAAGGTCCCACTTTCGCCGGCACGGCTGGCCCATGGCAATCTACATGTTCCGGCATGGTACTCCCCGAACGATCACTCTGGAAACTCCCACCACGGCTCCGCTTGACCAGCGGATCCGAATGCATCGACTGGCCTTTGAAACCGCCCTCGAAAAACTTCTTCAATCCAAAAAAATGTAA
- a CDS encoding LPS-assembly protein LptD has product MADHIRFNHRTHLIHANGHAFLQRGNLYLQADQLILDKKTNVVWASGHVRFRAPKTLMTGPRMKMNLETGHATVYDGKVQTTQFYNQGNIRQEYTYYIHGKTIERVTPEHFHVIDGGVTTCDCLPNTSPTWLLSTDNGDVYLGDHFSSVGDTLDIKGIPAIYLPYFSFPTAPKKSGFLFPFVQFNNIQGVVFYDSFFWNLDPSYDLTFTFDEMSNFGLGEGITYRQSISSNQNLSFNILQQGVDDPALNLHSNIMSTTDLYSYMGENTTVVGNINYVSAQDFYQLMSAGSTMTFSPMMMSSVFANFYQDDSEINLAGIYNEDIFPGLNTNVSKLPQGSSNLYDYRLGDSPFYFSSFLSGVMFQSGSIYLQRGVIEPSLDGSFSLGDGALLISPHARVLESAYSTTYTTLSPYAQTIPNFGVTAESTLERNFTLPAFLGGGTLTHQIQFDTDYEYAPQNNETPIIQSGYTDNILGMNTLYYAVTNRFFYNGSHGSEELLSLKLAEDYQLGTEPYNSTPVDYAGQLLPNPFLPLNQPFSPVYASAHILPGNPVSVFGEGFFNPQQGDFQTEDTAIVLNQAALMDSPILFQFQIGQTGIRQGGVPMMGNFFSPTAMTVAYDQPEDVNFLVPAINFTTKMGIFGGIAYYDDLGRGASAGIQMESFNGGYNGKCWSAAFMYYVVQEPAPLPAQTGFGFTLSLNGIAALAPIINPIMPLPVP; this is encoded by the coding sequence TTGGCGGACCATATCCGATTCAATCACCGGACGCATTTGATCCATGCCAATGGCCATGCCTTTCTGCAGAGAGGAAACCTTTATCTTCAAGCCGATCAATTGATCCTCGACAAGAAGACAAATGTCGTGTGGGCATCCGGCCATGTTCGTTTCCGGGCTCCGAAAACGCTGATGACAGGTCCCCGGATGAAAATGAATCTTGAAACCGGGCATGCGACCGTCTACGACGGAAAAGTCCAGACGACCCAGTTCTACAATCAGGGAAATATCCGCCAGGAATATACCTATTATATTCATGGAAAAACGATCGAGAGGGTTACACCGGAGCACTTTCATGTGATCGACGGTGGTGTCACCACCTGCGACTGCCTGCCGAATACATCCCCGACCTGGCTTCTGTCGACGGACAACGGGGATGTCTATCTGGGGGACCATTTCTCGAGCGTGGGAGACACTCTGGACATCAAGGGCATCCCGGCCATTTACCTTCCTTATTTTTCCTTCCCTACGGCTCCAAAAAAGTCGGGATTCCTCTTCCCCTTTGTTCAGTTCAACAATATTCAGGGGGTTGTGTTTTACGACTCCTTTTTCTGGAATCTCGATCCCTCTTACGATCTGACATTTACCTTTGATGAAATGTCAAATTTTGGTCTGGGGGAAGGGATCACCTATCGGCAGTCGATTTCTTCCAACCAGAACCTCAGTTTCAATATTTTGCAGCAGGGAGTGGATGATCCGGCACTGAACCTTCACAGCAATATTATGTCGACGACAGACCTGTATTCTTATATGGGTGAAAATACAACGGTTGTCGGCAACATAAATTATGTGAGCGCTCAGGACTTCTACCAGCTGATGAGCGCCGGCAGCACGATGACGTTCAGTCCGATGATGATGTCGAGTGTTTTCGCCAATTTTTATCAGGACGACAGTGAAATCAATCTGGCCGGCATCTATAACGAAGATATTTTTCCGGGTTTGAACACGAATGTCTCAAAGCTTCCTCAGGGGAGCAGCAACCTCTATGACTACCGTCTTGGAGATTCGCCGTTTTACTTTTCCTCCTTTCTCTCCGGCGTGATGTTCCAATCCGGGTCGATCTACCTGCAGAGGGGGGTGATAGAGCCCAGCCTGGACGGAAGCTTCTCTCTGGGAGATGGGGCACTTCTGATCTCACCGCATGCCCGTGTTCTCGAGTCGGCCTACAGTACGACATATACGACGTTGTCCCCCTATGCCCAGACGATTCCCAACTTTGGAGTGACAGCCGAATCCACCCTGGAGAGAAACTTTACTCTCCCGGCTTTTCTGGGTGGAGGGACCCTCACGCATCAGATCCAGTTTGATACAGATTATGAGTATGCTCCCCAGAACAATGAGACTCCCATTATCCAGAGCGGATATACAGACAATATTCTCGGAATGAACACGCTCTATTATGCTGTCACGAACAGGTTCTTCTACAACGGTTCCCATGGCTCGGAAGAATTGTTGTCCCTTAAACTTGCAGAAGACTATCAGCTGGGAACCGAGCCATATAATTCAACGCCCGTTGATTATGCGGGACAACTTCTGCCGAATCCTTTTCTCCCTCTCAATCAGCCGTTTTCTCCTGTTTATGCGTCTGCCCACATCCTTCCCGGAAATCCGGTCTCCGTTTTTGGGGAAGGATTCTTCAATCCCCAGCAGGGAGACTTCCAGACGGAGGATACGGCGATTGTGCTCAATCAGGCGGCCCTGATGGATTCCCCGATCCTCTTCCAGTTTCAGATCGGACAAACAGGCATTCGTCAGGGGGGCGTTCCCATGATGGGCAATTTTTTCAGTCCGACAGCGATGACCGTTGCGTATGACCAGCCGGAGGATGTCAATTTTCTCGTCCCGGCCATCAATTTTACGACCAAGATGGGCATTTTCGGAGGGATTGCCTATTACGATGATCTCGGGAGAGGAGCTTCCGCCGGCATTCAGATGGAATCGTTCAATGGAGGGTATAACGGAAAATGCTGGAGTGCTGCTTTCATGTATTATGTGGTCCAGGAACCCGCCCCTCTTCCCGCACAGACAGGCTTCGGATTTACGCTATCCCTGAATGGGATTGCTGCTCTGGCCCCGATCATCAATCCGATCATGCCTCTGCCCGTTCCCTGA
- a CDS encoding bifunctional folylpolyglutamate synthase/dihydrofolate synthase — protein sequence MKFADLSSATDYLASLTRHGVHPELDSISKVLSELGSPQDKFPAIQITGTNGKGSTCVILDLIYRRAGLRAGLFTSPHLLDVRERIRIDGTLVETDVFLEAMQSVCLAQEKTGVSLTFFETLTAVSFLVFSLSRIDLAVLEVGMGGRWDATSLCVPEVSVLTSLAKDHTEILGDTLELILQEKAAIGRSGKPFVGTIPPEVLPEWERQRSLRGFRPLLRGQDFDGKWEGETEAGERAFSFSGQALSGTYRSSLTAEYQLHNLLTALATVSVAPWPVSQETVRGALLHLFHSGRWEPVPGFSAFLDGAHNPEAAEHLVRQIQAVRQENGKVAFLSGFLREKDWRSMAHIFTEAGDHFFLTVPPGTNGVEPLTIASYLREQRPGIDCRTGSFKEICQSAFNWVAGEPDRLLVVTGSLYLVAGVQKWLSGDDSPLHAGERTSASPPS from the coding sequence TTGAAGTTCGCCGATTTATCCTCTGCGACAGACTATCTGGCATCCCTGACACGCCATGGCGTTCATCCGGAACTGGACTCGATTTCAAAAGTCCTTTCCGAACTTGGATCCCCGCAAGATAAATTTCCGGCCATTCAGATAACCGGCACAAATGGCAAAGGATCCACCTGCGTCATCCTGGATCTTATTTATCGTCGCGCTGGCCTGAGGGCAGGACTGTTTACCTCTCCCCATCTCCTGGACGTGCGGGAACGTATACGTATCGACGGGACCCTTGTCGAAACAGATGTTTTTCTGGAGGCAATGCAAAGCGTCTGCCTGGCCCAGGAAAAGACAGGGGTGAGTCTGACCTTTTTTGAGACCCTGACGGCCGTCTCCTTTCTTGTTTTCAGCCTTTCCCGTATTGACCTTGCGGTTCTGGAAGTCGGGATGGGCGGGAGATGGGATGCGACTTCCCTCTGTGTTCCGGAGGTTTCCGTCCTGACCTCTTTGGCCAAGGACCATACGGAGATTCTGGGGGACACCTTGGAGTTGATTCTTCAGGAAAAAGCGGCGATCGGCCGTTCTGGAAAACCTTTTGTTGGAACGATCCCTCCCGAAGTTCTTCCGGAATGGGAGAGGCAGAGGTCCCTTCGTGGATTTCGTCCCCTTCTTCGGGGACAGGACTTTGACGGGAAATGGGAGGGGGAAACAGAGGCCGGAGAGCGTGCCTTTTCTTTTTCCGGACAGGCTCTTTCCGGAACCTATCGGTCGAGTCTGACTGCCGAATATCAGCTCCATAATCTCCTGACCGCCCTGGCAACCGTAAGCGTCGCTCCGTGGCCCGTCTCGCAAGAGACCGTTCGGGGGGCCCTTCTCCATCTGTTTCATTCGGGAAGATGGGAACCTGTGCCGGGTTTTTCCGCTTTTCTCGATGGTGCCCACAATCCCGAAGCGGCCGAACACCTCGTTCGACAAATTCAGGCCGTTCGCCAAGAGAACGGAAAAGTCGCTTTCCTTTCCGGATTTCTCAGGGAGAAAGACTGGCGGTCTATGGCACATATCTTCACTGAAGCCGGTGATCACTTCTTTTTGACTGTTCCCCCCGGGACCAATGGGGTTGAACCGTTGACCATTGCCTCTTATCTCAGGGAACAAAGGCCCGGTATCGATTGTCGCACGGGTTCTTTCAAGGAAATATGCCAATCGGCTTTCAACTGGGTTGCCGGTGAGCCGGACCGGCTTCTGGTGGTGACCGGCTCCCTCTACCTTGTTGCAGGTGTTCAGAAATGGCTTTCGGGAGATGATTCTCCCCTGCATGCAGGCGAGCGCACCTCTGCCTCTCCTCCATCGTGA
- the accD gene encoding acetyl-CoA carboxylase, carboxyltransferase subunit beta → MDSEKKIRIPEGLWIKCSLCRQIVYRKEVEKAGKVCPKCNYHFPITVEERICQLSDPGSFEEFSQNVESVDPLEFTDSVRYTDRLKAAQKKTGLSDAIRIGECSIVGKPAVLGVFSFGFMGGSMGSVVGEKVVRAAERSLEKRVPLVLVTSSGGARMQEGIFSLMQMARTSAAISRLHQASIPFFSVLTDPTFGGVTASFAMLGDIILAEPRSLIGFAGPRVIEQTIKQQLPEGFQRAEFLLSHGFLDMVVERGRLKETLSQLMCIFSSSGSSCKSLPVGGEGRE, encoded by the coding sequence ATGGATTCGGAGAAAAAGATCCGGATCCCCGAAGGGTTGTGGATAAAATGTTCGCTTTGCCGGCAGATCGTTTATCGGAAGGAAGTTGAAAAAGCGGGAAAGGTCTGCCCCAAGTGTAACTATCATTTTCCCATTACCGTGGAAGAACGGATCTGCCAGCTCTCCGATCCGGGAAGCTTTGAAGAGTTCAGCCAGAATGTCGAATCGGTGGATCCGCTCGAATTTACGGATAGTGTGCGGTATACGGATCGCCTGAAAGCGGCACAGAAAAAAACGGGACTTTCCGACGCGATTCGGATTGGTGAATGTTCCATTGTCGGGAAGCCCGCAGTTCTTGGTGTGTTTTCTTTTGGTTTTATGGGCGGAAGCATGGGTTCCGTTGTGGGAGAAAAGGTTGTTCGGGCTGCTGAAAGATCTCTGGAAAAGCGTGTTCCCCTTGTTCTGGTCACGTCTTCTGGTGGTGCACGGATGCAGGAGGGAATCTTTTCTCTTATGCAGATGGCAAGAACAAGCGCTGCGATCAGCCGTCTGCATCAAGCCTCCATCCCGTTTTTTTCTGTTTTGACCGACCCGACTTTTGGAGGCGTGACGGCAAGTTTTGCCATGCTGGGAGACATTATTCTGGCAGAGCCGCGATCCCTGATCGGTTTTGCAGGCCCAAGAGTGATTGAGCAGACAATCAAACAACAGCTGCCGGAAGGATTTCAGCGCGCCGAATTTCTCCTGTCCCACGGATTTCTGGATATGGTCGTGGAACGAGGGCGACTGAAGGAGACCTTGTCCCAGCTGATGTGCATTTTTTCTTCCTCCGGTTCCTCATGCAAATCACTTCCTGTCGGGGGAGAAGGCAGGGAGTGA
- the trpA gene encoding tryptophan synthase subunit alpha, translating to MKAGNTDRRFGSKKVIPYLMAGDPDLNVTEKLLREAKKEGVWAVELGVPFSDPTADGPVIQEAAQRSLCPSTSLRNLLLWLETIPVQERPPIYLMTYFNLFFAMGLENFVSLAQKTGGIRGAVIPDLSYEDATSVRKTFHSAKLSLIPFVSLTTSEKRMKRIVARSEDFIYLVSLLGTTGKELSETGTLSLMVDRIRSQTESPVCVGFGIQSPAVAAKVLQFADGVIVGSRLVREESDPESWIKLLSSFCTVARSVTEPSEVLC from the coding sequence ATGAAAGCCGGGAACACGGACCGCCGGTTTGGCTCGAAGAAAGTCATTCCTTACCTGATGGCAGGGGATCCGGACCTGAACGTGACAGAAAAATTATTGCGAGAGGCGAAAAAAGAAGGTGTCTGGGCTGTCGAGCTGGGTGTGCCCTTCTCCGATCCGACCGCAGATGGTCCGGTGATTCAGGAGGCGGCACAAAGGTCTCTTTGTCCGAGCACATCGTTAAGAAACCTGCTTCTCTGGCTCGAAACGATTCCTGTTCAGGAGCGTCCTCCCATTTACCTGATGACATACTTCAATCTTTTTTTTGCGATGGGTCTCGAAAATTTTGTTTCGTTGGCCCAAAAGACCGGTGGTATTCGGGGTGCGGTTATTCCGGACTTGTCCTATGAAGATGCAACCTCTGTCCGAAAAACCTTTCATTCGGCCAAACTTTCCCTGATCCCGTTTGTCTCCCTGACGACGTCTGAAAAGAGAATGAAAAGGATTGTTGCAAGATCCGAGGATTTTATTTACCTTGTTTCATTGTTGGGAACCACAGGAAAAGAGTTGTCCGAAACCGGAACACTTTCCCTGATGGTTGACCGGATCCGGTCCCAGACAGAATCTCCGGTGTGCGTCGGTTTCGGGATTCAGTCCCCCGCCGTTGCCGCAAAGGTTCTTCAGTTTGCGGACGGGGTCATTGTTGGTTCACGTCTTGTTCGTGAAGAGTCTGATCCGGAAAGCTGGATAAAACTTTTGTCCTCTTTCTGTACCGTCGCCCGTTCGGTAACAGAACCCTCGGAGGTTCTGTGTTGA
- the trpB gene encoding tryptophan synthase subunit beta, with the protein METRSKVTAPSFRRPSSLPDKNGYFGEFGGRFVSESLIEALYELEDAFRTAWKDNAFHREMEAVYKDFIGRPSPLYFAEALTEKIGGARLYLKREDLNHTGAHKINNTVGQALLARRMGKKRLIAETGAGQHGVATATVAARYKFECEIYMGSEDVRRQALNVFRMNLLGATVRPVDQGTKTLKDAISEALRDWSQSVLTTHYVLGTAFGPHPFPLMVRSFQSVIGREARKQILRKEGRLPDALVACVGGGSNAMGLFYPFLSDHQCALWGMEAGGRSMNPGEHAARFQTGRVGVLQGSKTYVLQDNDGQIEKTHSVSAGLDYSAVGPELAYYRDSGRIVFSSVSDEEAMEGFEMLSRTEGILPALESAHAIAGAIRLARQMDRSRIILVNLSGRGDKDVMEVARIKGVSLT; encoded by the coding sequence ATGGAAACACGTAGCAAAGTGACGGCTCCGTCCTTTCGCCGGCCGTCATCCCTTCCGGACAAAAATGGATATTTCGGAGAGTTTGGCGGACGCTTTGTGTCGGAATCCCTGATAGAAGCACTGTATGAGCTCGAAGACGCTTTCCGGACAGCTTGGAAAGACAACGCCTTTCACCGGGAAATGGAGGCGGTATACAAGGACTTCATCGGACGGCCGAGTCCTCTGTATTTTGCGGAAGCATTGACCGAAAAAATAGGAGGGGCCCGTCTTTATCTGAAGAGGGAAGACCTGAACCATACGGGTGCCCACAAGATCAACAACACCGTGGGACAGGCCCTTCTGGCGAGGAGGATGGGGAAAAAAAGGCTCATTGCCGAGACAGGGGCCGGTCAGCATGGTGTTGCCACGGCGACAGTGGCAGCCCGGTATAAATTTGAATGCGAAATATATATGGGATCAGAGGATGTCCGGCGGCAAGCATTGAACGTATTCCGGATGAATCTTCTGGGGGCAACGGTTCGACCGGTCGATCAGGGGACGAAGACCCTGAAAGATGCGATCAGCGAAGCTCTCCGGGACTGGTCCCAATCCGTTTTGACCACGCACTATGTGCTTGGTACCGCATTCGGTCCCCATCCGTTTCCGCTGATGGTTCGTTCCTTTCAGTCGGTGATTGGACGGGAGGCCAGAAAGCAGATTCTGCGGAAGGAAGGCCGTCTTCCCGATGCGCTGGTGGCTTGTGTGGGGGGAGGGAGCAATGCTATGGGACTCTTTTACCCATTCCTGTCCGACCATCAATGCGCCTTATGGGGGATGGAAGCCGGTGGGCGTTCCATGAACCCCGGGGAACACGCCGCGCGCTTTCAGACTGGACGGGTCGGGGTCCTGCAGGGATCGAAAACCTATGTGCTCCAGGATAACGACGGCCAAATCGAGAAAACACATTCCGTTTCGGCGGGTCTCGACTATTCGGCGGTCGGTCCGGAGCTGGCATACTACCGGGATTCCGGGAGGATCGTTTTTTCATCCGTGTCGGACGAAGAAGCAATGGAAGGGTTCGAAATGCTGTCCAGAACGGAAGGTATCCTGCCTGCACTTGAAAGTGCCCATGCCATTGCGGGTGCAATTCGTCTGGCTCGACAAATGGACCGTTCCCGAATCATTCTGGTCAATCTTTCAGGCCGGGGAGACAAGGATGTGATGGAAGTCGCTCGAATCAAGGGGGTAAGCCTGACATGA
- a CDS encoding phosphoribosylanthranilate isomerase, with protein MWIKICGITSAEDAGIAASESPDAIGFVFYDGSPRNVLPEKARDISRLLPKGILRVGVFVHPDWDFIEETACISGLDMIQWHGPAFPEDWFLRIEKLGLPWIDVRKVPPEAKEWSGPLVPFPGATHVLVEQSSAKLPGGNGQSWNYSLAAELSRHVPLILSGGLNETNIGEAIRSVRPFGVDVSSGVESSPGKKDRQKMKRFFEEVRRHGNT; from the coding sequence ATGTGGATTAAGATTTGCGGTATTACTTCTGCCGAAGATGCCGGGATCGCGGCTTCCGAGTCTCCGGATGCCATCGGGTTCGTATTTTATGATGGTTCCCCCCGGAACGTTCTTCCCGAAAAAGCGCGGGACATTTCCCGTCTTCTTCCGAAGGGCATTCTGAGAGTCGGGGTCTTCGTCCATCCCGACTGGGACTTCATCGAGGAAACAGCCTGCATTTCTGGTCTGGACATGATTCAGTGGCACGGTCCGGCTTTTCCGGAAGACTGGTTCCTTCGCATCGAAAAGCTGGGGCTTCCCTGGATTGATGTTCGCAAGGTCCCTCCGGAAGCGAAGGAGTGGAGTGGTCCCCTGGTTCCTTTTCCGGGAGCGACGCATGTACTCGTGGAACAGTCGTCTGCAAAGCTTCCGGGCGGAAACGGCCAGTCCTGGAATTATTCTCTTGCAGCCGAGCTCTCCAGACATGTCCCCCTGATTCTTTCGGGGGGACTGAACGAAACCAATATCGGGGAAGCCATCCGGAGTGTCCGTCCGTTTGGGGTGGATGTCTCTTCGGGTGTAGAATCCTCTCCAGGAAAAAAGGACCGGCAGAAGATGAAACGATTTTTTGAGGAGGTTCGTCGTCATGGAAACACGTAG
- the trpC gene encoding indole-3-glycerol phosphate synthase TrpC, protein MGRSIEDHPLLSRIVRSKQVEVEASERVRPFSQLEQDVCSMREQPLSPKLIWSGGKKSLRVIAETKKKSPSRGVIREPYDPMAIVSGYLMNGASGISVLTDEPFFGGHPNDLRLLKEKLASETRVPFLRKDFLILPYQIWESRFLGADIVLLIVRILSFDRLSEMIALSRRLGLSALVEVHSREELDMALDAGSDLVGVNHRDLDSLVIDLGLSEELVPHIPKGVLRVAESGLKTPKDRKRMENLGYDAVLVGESFLSAPDPGEALKEFLRDVD, encoded by the coding sequence ATGGGTCGAAGCATCGAAGACCACCCCCTCCTGAGCAGGATCGTTCGTTCGAAGCAGGTTGAAGTTGAAGCGTCCGAGCGGGTTCGTCCCTTTTCGCAGCTGGAACAAGATGTGTGCTCGATGCGGGAACAACCCCTCTCACCAAAGTTGATCTGGTCCGGAGGAAAAAAGAGCCTCCGCGTGATCGCGGAAACGAAGAAAAAGTCCCCTTCCCGGGGAGTGATTCGCGAACCCTATGATCCGATGGCAATCGTTTCCGGATATCTGATGAACGGGGCGTCCGGGATTTCTGTTTTGACAGATGAGCCTTTTTTCGGAGGTCATCCGAATGATCTGCGTCTTCTGAAAGAGAAACTGGCATCTGAAACCCGGGTACCTTTCCTCCGAAAAGACTTTCTCATCCTCCCTTATCAGATATGGGAAAGTCGGTTTCTGGGGGCAGATATTGTCTTGTTGATCGTGCGGATTCTTTCTTTTGACCGTCTTTCGGAAATGATTGCCCTTTCCCGTCGCCTTGGACTTTCTGCGCTGGTCGAAGTCCATTCCCGGGAAGAGCTGGATATGGCTCTCGATGCCGGAAGCGATCTGGTCGGAGTCAATCATCGGGATCTGGATTCGTTAGTCATCGATCTGGGGCTTTCGGAAGAACTGGTGCCGCATATACCTAAAGGGGTTCTTCGCGTCGCGGAGAGTGGTCTCAAGACTCCCAAAGACCGGAAAAGGATGGAAAATCTGGGGTATGATGCCGTCCTCGTGGGAGAGTCTTTCCTGAGTGCCCCCGATCCGGGAGAAGCTTTGAAGGAGTTTCTGAGAGATGTGGATTAA
- the trpD gene encoding anthranilate phosphoribosyltransferase, with the protein MTFSMLPLLVKGGQMKRAVVKEWMDAALEGRLEDTEIAAVLSVLSFRGESEEELAGTLDSLKEHLVPFPVPEGMAGDLFDTCGTGGDGSGSFNISTTVSFLLAGAGIPVVKHGNRAISSRSGSADVLEALGIRIDVDPNTASTLLCRQGLTFLWAPLYHPALKVLAPLRKRLGIRTIFNLVAPLANPARIRRQIVGVSSLSMLPKVASVLGLMGKTSFCVLHGDGLDEATLGGPTSLVRYQEGKCEEMILHPSDFGLPFVPLEKIRGGSAADNAEILRKVLNGTEGPFLDVTLANAALGLWTWGKVSSPRDGVEMAREVLYSRKPLEILDSWVEASKTTPS; encoded by the coding sequence ATGACCTTTTCGATGTTGCCCCTGCTGGTCAAAGGTGGCCAGATGAAGAGGGCGGTTGTCAAGGAATGGATGGACGCCGCTCTTGAAGGTCGCCTGGAGGATACTGAAATTGCGGCGGTTCTCTCCGTCCTCTCCTTCCGCGGGGAATCGGAAGAGGAATTGGCCGGAACTCTGGATTCCCTGAAGGAGCATCTGGTTCCTTTCCCCGTTCCCGAAGGAATGGCGGGGGACCTCTTTGATACCTGCGGTACAGGGGGAGACGGTTCCGGAAGTTTCAATATTTCCACAACCGTCTCCTTTCTCCTTGCCGGCGCAGGTATTCCTGTCGTCAAGCATGGAAACCGGGCAATTTCCAGTCGTTCGGGAAGTGCGGATGTTCTGGAGGCTCTGGGAATCCGGATTGACGTTGATCCGAATACGGCATCAACACTTCTTTGCCGACAGGGACTGACTTTTCTTTGGGCTCCCCTTTATCATCCTGCCCTGAAAGTCCTGGCCCCGCTCCGAAAACGTCTCGGGATCCGGACGATATTCAATCTTGTTGCGCCTTTGGCAAATCCGGCGAGGATCCGGCGCCAGATTGTCGGAGTGTCCTCTTTGTCCATGTTGCCAAAAGTGGCTTCCGTGCTTGGGTTGATGGGGAAAACGTCTTTTTGTGTCTTGCACGGAGATGGTCTTGATGAGGCAACACTGGGCGGGCCGACTTCGCTTGTGCGTTACCAGGAGGGAAAGTGCGAAGAAATGATCCTCCACCCTTCTGATTTTGGTCTTCCTTTTGTTCCGCTGGAAAAAATTCGAGGCGGGAGTGCTGCAGACAATGCCGAAATTTTAAGGAAGGTCCTGAACGGTACGGAAGGCCCTTTTCTGGATGTGACGTTGGCAAATGCCGCTCTCGGCCTCTGGACCTGGGGAAAGGTCTCTTCCCCCCGGGATGGAGTCGAAATGGCAAGAGAAGTCCTTTACTCCCGAAAACCATTGGAGATTCTTGATTCATGGGTCGAAGCATCGAAGACCACCCCCTCCTGA